One Williamwhitmania taraxaci genomic region harbors:
- a CDS encoding ferritin family protein, producing MPDFGSSFSGLANDRKLTDEELIRAIRFLVAAEYEATQLYMQLAESTDSKLAIAVLKDIADEELVHAGEFLRLLHQLAPDEKKFYAKGAKEVEEIIKNLK from the coding sequence ATGCCAGATTTTGGATCATCTTTTTCGGGGTTGGCAAACGACCGGAAACTTACAGATGAAGAACTCATCCGTGCAATCAGGTTCTTGGTCGCTGCTGAGTACGAAGCGACTCAATTGTATATGCAGCTTGCAGAGTCAACTGATAGCAAACTTGCCATCGCGGTCCTTAAGGACATTGCCGATGAAGAACTCGTTCATGCCGGAGAGTTTCTTCGATTGCTCCACCAGCTGGCTCCAGACGAAAAGAAATTTTACGCAAAAGGGGCTAAGGAAGTCGAAGAAATAATTAAGAACTTAAAGTAG
- a CDS encoding alpha/beta fold hydrolase, producing MNTFNTKDNTQIYYKDWGNGQPVVFCHGWPLNSDAWESQMDFLASNGFRCIAHDRRGHGRSSQPWNGNDMDTYADDLAELIELLDLKAITLIGHSTGGGEVARYIGRHGTSRVDKVVLMGSVTPVMLKSKTNPGGMPIKAFDDIRTGVSSDRSQFFKDLTTPFFGANRKGNKVTQGMRDAFGFQAMAGGLRNELECIKAFSETDFTEDLKKIDVPTLIIHGDDDQIVPIADSAMLAVKLIKNAKLNIYPGGPHGLADTHKEKLNADLLAFVKS from the coding sequence ATGAATACATTTAATACAAAAGACAATACGCAAATATACTACAAGGATTGGGGCAATGGACAGCCTGTAGTTTTCTGTCACGGATGGCCATTAAATTCAGACGCTTGGGAGTCCCAAATGGATTTTTTAGCATCAAATGGATTTAGGTGCATTGCTCATGACCGCCGTGGACATGGGCGTTCCAGCCAGCCTTGGAATGGCAATGATATGGATACCTATGCCGATGATTTAGCGGAACTGATCGAATTGTTGGACCTTAAAGCGATTACTCTTATCGGGCACTCCACAGGTGGAGGGGAAGTGGCCCGTTATATAGGTCGACATGGAACTTCTCGTGTAGACAAGGTTGTTCTGATGGGTTCTGTAACCCCTGTTATGCTTAAGTCCAAGACAAATCCTGGAGGAATGCCGATTAAGGCGTTTGACGATATTCGCACCGGTGTTTCCTCCGATCGCTCTCAGTTTTTTAAGGACTTGACCACTCCATTTTTTGGTGCAAATCGCAAGGGGAACAAAGTTACTCAAGGTATGCGGGATGCTTTTGGGTTTCAAGCAATGGCAGGTGGATTGAGAAACGAACTCGAATGTATCAAGGCCTTTTCGGAAACAGATTTCACTGAAGATTTGAAAAAAATTGATGTTCCCACGCTGATAATCCACGGCGACGACGATCAGATTGTTCCTATTGCCGATTCAGCCATGCTCGCTGTTAAACTGATAAAAAATGCAAAACTTAACATCTATCCTGGTGGACCGCATGGCCTAGCTGACACACACAAGGAAAAGCTAAATGCTGATCTTTTGGCTTTTGTGAAGAGTTGA
- a CDS encoding dihydrofolate reductase family protein, whose translation MKTALVFVATLDGKVTKWGDPLVRKWSSKADKDYFRMIWQGSTLIVMGSTTFNAHRVKPSASHYFVVMTSDPAKYKEFEVTGQLEFSDESPAQLSARLDLLDYKYMLLIGGPHIATSFLKEQLVDELWLTIEPRIFGTGGNFAIEDELDIELSLISCEKVNERGTLITKYALLKK comes from the coding sequence ATGAAAACTGCGCTTGTTTTTGTTGCGACACTAGATGGAAAGGTAACCAAATGGGGTGATCCCTTGGTTCGGAAATGGTCATCAAAAGCTGACAAGGATTATTTTCGCATGATATGGCAGGGCTCCACGCTGATTGTAATGGGAAGCACTACTTTTAATGCACACCGTGTAAAACCATCAGCAAGCCATTATTTTGTTGTTATGACGTCAGACCCAGCAAAATACAAGGAGTTTGAAGTAACCGGTCAACTTGAATTTTCGGATGAATCGCCGGCTCAACTTTCTGCACGTTTGGACCTGTTGGATTATAAATATATGCTGCTTATTGGTGGACCTCATATAGCCACTTCGTTTTTAAAAGAACAACTGGTTGACGAATTATGGCTGACGATTGAACCCCGGATATTCGGAACAGGAGGCAATTTTGCAATAGAGGACGAACTCGACATCGAATTATCCTTAATTAGCTGCGAAAAAGTTAACGAGCGGGGAACACTGATAACCAAATATGCGTTGCTGAAGAAATGA
- a CDS encoding YidH family protein, whose product MSEIVNDNTKEKVRNRRVHMANERTFLAWIRTGIGIMAFGFVVEKFALFMKQMSFVLGKSTIGESLPPSHGYSAILGIFLVGLGALMGLLAYVRYKKVEKQINEDTWQPSSILDAMLTISVLAVGIFLVVYLIHSI is encoded by the coding sequence ATGTCTGAGATTGTAAATGATAATACAAAGGAAAAAGTTCGCAACCGCCGTGTGCACATGGCCAATGAAAGGACATTTCTTGCATGGATAAGAACAGGCATAGGGATAATGGCATTCGGATTTGTGGTCGAAAAGTTCGCGCTGTTCATGAAACAAATGTCATTTGTTCTGGGAAAATCAACTATTGGAGAAAGTCTGCCGCCTTCTCATGGATATTCAGCCATTCTCGGGATATTCCTTGTTGGATTGGGCGCTTTAATGGGATTACTTGCATATGTCAGGTATAAGAAGGTTGAGAAACAGATAAACGAAGATACATGGCAACCATCCTCGATACTTGACGCAATGCTCACAATATCAGTTCTTGCAGTTGGCATTTTCCTTGTTGTTTATTTAATTCACAGTATTTAA
- a CDS encoding bifunctional metallophosphatase/5'-nucleotidase — protein MKYYGETQNTIELTERVEMSNSNKLTIIQMNDSHAYFDLHQEMFWEGDHAVYRKAGGYARIAALVKQIRAVSPNCLFCDCGDTFQGTFPAQKTQGKALIPILNSIGIDAMTAHWEFAYSPEVFQQRVAELNYPMLAINIFDKVTNKPVYPSYIVKEVGGLRIGLVGLASNIIDKTMPPSFSEGIYFTLGKDELPPVITILQIVEKVDLIILISHLGFPQDLKLLSEVQGIDICLSGHTHNRLSEPVLIGKTIVIQSGCHGSFLGRLDVELNDGQIIDYRHQLIEVKANTEPDPTVEKLVKEALEPFNDLLTEVVGETATALNRGTTLESTMDNFLLQALLESTGAQLAFSNGWRFGAPVIPGKITLNDLYNIIPMNPPVSTVELTGEELRAMLEENLERTFSCDPYKQMGGYVKRCLGLHVYFKIENPAGQRIQKIFIGKEEAKPGQYYTAAFVTMQGVPEKYGRNRKNSSELVIDAMRKYLSSHHPLSAELRGTYVVV, from the coding sequence ATGAAATATTATGGTGAAACGCAAAATACAATTGAACTAACGGAAAGGGTAGAAATGAGTAACAGTAATAAACTCACCATCATCCAGATGAATGACAGCCATGCGTATTTTGACTTACACCAGGAAATGTTTTGGGAAGGCGACCATGCTGTTTATCGTAAAGCAGGAGGTTATGCGCGAATTGCTGCTCTTGTAAAACAGATTAGGGCCGTCAGTCCTAATTGTCTTTTTTGCGATTGCGGCGATACTTTCCAGGGTACTTTCCCGGCACAGAAAACCCAGGGAAAGGCGTTGATCCCGATACTGAACTCAATAGGAATTGATGCCATGACCGCACATTGGGAGTTTGCCTATAGCCCGGAGGTTTTTCAGCAACGGGTTGCGGAACTCAATTATCCCATGCTGGCAATTAATATTTTCGATAAAGTGACAAACAAGCCTGTCTATCCTTCATATATTGTAAAAGAAGTTGGTGGATTACGGATTGGCCTTGTGGGATTAGCATCGAACATTATTGATAAAACCATGCCGCCATCGTTCAGCGAAGGAATTTATTTTACACTTGGCAAAGATGAACTTCCGCCTGTCATCACAATTTTACAAATCGTAGAAAAGGTAGATTTGATTATTTTAATCTCACATCTTGGGTTCCCCCAGGATTTAAAGCTTTTGTCAGAAGTACAAGGAATAGATATCTGCCTTAGCGGGCATACCCACAATCGTCTTTCCGAACCGGTTCTCATTGGTAAAACCATCGTAATTCAGTCAGGTTGCCACGGTTCATTTCTGGGTCGCCTCGATGTAGAATTAAATGATGGACAGATTATTGATTACCGGCATCAGTTAATTGAAGTTAAAGCCAATACAGAACCTGATCCAACTGTGGAAAAGCTGGTTAAAGAAGCACTGGAGCCATTTAACGATTTACTCACGGAGGTTGTCGGTGAAACAGCCACCGCCCTTAACCGCGGAACAACACTGGAATCCACGATGGACAATTTTCTCCTTCAGGCTCTGCTTGAAAGTACCGGAGCGCAATTGGCATTTTCGAATGGCTGGCGCTTTGGTGCGCCCGTAATTCCCGGAAAAATAACGTTGAATGACCTGTATAACATAATTCCCATGAATCCGCCTGTATCAACTGTTGAATTGACTGGCGAGGAACTCAGGGCGATGTTGGAGGAGAATCTCGAAAGAACATTCTCGTGCGACCCATACAAACAGATGGGCGGATATGTTAAACGCTGTCTGGGTCTGCATGTCTATTTCAAGATTGAGAATCCGGCTGGGCAACGTATCCAGAAAATCTTTATTGGCAAAGAGGAAGCAAAGCCAGGTCAATACTACACAGCAGCATTCGTTACCATGCAGGGAGTTCCCGAAAAGTACGGACGAAACCGCAAAAACAGTTCAGAACTGGTAATTGATGCAATGCGAAAATATCTATCCAGTCATCATCCCTTAAGTGCAGAACTCAGAGGTACCTATGTAGTTGTCTAA
- a CDS encoding S9 family peptidase produces MSYNYRYLLLATMALFSLPVMAQKSPLTLENLFQKREFAAQSVYGVNSMNDGEHYTTLEGRAAYVVRHKYKTGEVVDTLFSIDGGYIKQLNTKLDKDAQVKALDGYELSADETKLVIEANSEPIFRRSSKSDFYVFDIKAKTLTPVSSNGKQQNSTLSPDGKKLAFVRNNNLYMVDLASGAEEQITTDGVYGKIINGVTDWCYEEEFGFSQAFAWSPDSRRIAFYRFDESDVPEFNMTKFEGSLYPVNYTFKYPKAGEKNSIVSIHVFTLEGKKTVKMDVGPETDQYVGRIKWLPNSQQLAMMRLNRLQNQFDIMLANPESGSSTTIYTEKNSRYVEEVTDSYLTFTPDSKEFIIPSEKSGFRHIYHFDITGKQLHQVTKGNWDITSIQGFDAKNRIVYYQSAEESPLRRSVYAIGLDGTKKKKLSEFSGNNTTAFSAGCKYYINYYSSVKLPVLVTLHSANGKLLRTLKDNQELKGKLAGYDMPTKEFFTFTTSEGVLLNGYMVKPANFNAAIRYPVLMTQYSGPNSQEVLDRWGLGWDEYLASQNVIVVNIDSRGTGARGEEFRKMTYGQMGKYETIDQIEGAKYLQTLAFVDPARIGIWGWSYGGFMSMSALMKGDEVFKMAIAVAPVTNWRFYDSIYTERFMGLPKDNAAGYDDNSPINYVDNLKGKLLIVHGSADDNVHMQNSMEIINKLIAANKQFDMMIYPDRNHSIYARYHLYTKLTDYVKANL; encoded by the coding sequence ATGAGTTATAATTACAGGTATTTGCTGCTGGCCACAATGGCATTATTCTCTTTACCGGTGATGGCGCAAAAGTCGCCACTCACCCTTGAAAACTTATTTCAAAAGAGAGAGTTTGCCGCTCAGTCGGTTTATGGTGTTAACTCTATGAACGATGGAGAGCACTATACAACGCTGGAGGGACGAGCTGCTTACGTGGTGCGCCATAAGTATAAAACCGGCGAAGTTGTTGATACCCTATTCTCCATTGATGGAGGTTATATTAAGCAGCTCAACACAAAGTTGGACAAAGATGCTCAGGTAAAAGCCTTGGACGGCTACGAGCTAAGCGCGGATGAAACCAAGCTTGTGATAGAAGCGAACTCGGAGCCTATATTCCGCCGCTCTTCGAAATCGGATTTTTATGTGTTCGATATTAAAGCCAAAACACTTACGCCTGTTTCTTCCAACGGAAAACAGCAAAATTCAACACTCTCACCCGATGGTAAGAAGCTTGCCTTTGTGCGGAACAACAACCTTTATATGGTTGACCTTGCTTCGGGCGCTGAAGAGCAAATAACTACCGATGGTGTTTATGGAAAAATCATTAATGGCGTAACCGATTGGTGTTACGAGGAGGAATTTGGGTTTTCGCAAGCCTTTGCTTGGTCGCCTGATAGCCGCCGTATTGCCTTCTACCGCTTCGATGAGTCTGATGTTCCTGAGTTCAATATGACCAAGTTTGAAGGTAGTCTTTACCCGGTCAACTATACTTTTAAGTATCCAAAGGCGGGTGAAAAGAACTCTATTGTTTCTATTCATGTGTTTACGCTTGAGGGAAAGAAAACTGTAAAAATGGATGTTGGACCTGAAACCGACCAATATGTTGGTCGCATAAAGTGGTTGCCAAACAGCCAACAGCTTGCCATGATGCGGTTAAATCGCCTTCAAAACCAGTTCGATATTATGCTTGCCAACCCTGAAAGTGGTAGTTCTACGACCATTTATACCGAGAAGAATAGCCGATATGTAGAGGAGGTTACCGATAGTTATCTCACCTTTACTCCCGATTCGAAGGAGTTTATTATTCCAAGCGAAAAGAGTGGTTTTAGGCATATCTACCATTTCGATATCACCGGAAAACAGCTACATCAGGTTACCAAGGGAAATTGGGATATTACCTCAATTCAAGGATTTGATGCAAAGAACCGAATTGTTTACTACCAATCGGCCGAAGAGTCGCCACTACGTCGTTCCGTGTATGCTATCGGCCTCGATGGAACAAAGAAGAAGAAGTTGAGCGAGTTTTCAGGAAACAATACTACTGCATTCTCAGCTGGATGTAAGTATTACATCAACTACTACTCTTCCGTAAAATTGCCAGTGTTGGTTACTCTTCACTCGGCCAACGGAAAGTTGCTACGAACGCTAAAGGACAACCAAGAGCTGAAAGGTAAACTTGCAGGATACGACATGCCAACAAAGGAGTTTTTTACCTTTACTACTTCTGAGGGGGTACTGCTAAACGGTTATATGGTAAAGCCTGCCAACTTTAATGCTGCAATTCGTTACCCCGTGCTTATGACCCAGTATAGCGGACCAAACTCGCAAGAGGTGCTCGACCGTTGGGGCTTAGGTTGGGATGAATATCTTGCAAGTCAAAATGTAATTGTAGTAAATATCGACTCTCGCGGAACTGGTGCAAGAGGAGAGGAGTTCCGAAAAATGACCTATGGTCAAATGGGCAAGTATGAAACCATCGACCAAATTGAGGGTGCAAAATACCTACAAACCTTAGCTTTCGTTGACCCTGCACGAATTGGAATTTGGGGATGGAGCTACGGTGGGTTTATGTCGATGTCGGCGCTGATGAAGGGCGACGAGGTGTTTAAAATGGCTATTGCCGTTGCTCCTGTCACCAACTGGCGCTTCTACGACTCTATTTATACCGAGCGCTTTATGGGCCTTCCTAAGGACAATGCTGCTGGTTACGATGATAACTCTCCAATAAACTATGTAGATAATCTCAAGGGCAAGTTGCTCATTGTTCACGGTTCGGCCGACGATAACGTGCACATGCAAAACAGTATGGAGATTATCAACAAGCTTATTGCAGCCAACAAGCAGTTTGATATGATGATTTATCCCGACCGTAACCATAGCATTTATGCTCGTTACCACCTATATACTAAACTGACCGACTACGTTAAGGCTAATTTGTAG